The following are from one region of the Desulfobacterales bacterium genome:
- a CDS encoding metallophosphoesterase has protein sequence MRTNHLNNIGIIGDIHGESLFLEAALNFFIDFELELIVSVGDIIDGKGDIDRCCELLNNHSVVTIRGNHERWFLDKSMRCLSNATQPESINKHAYDFIANLPITKEFNTIKGQLLLCHGIDKHDMIKVTPDDFGYGIDSNFELQELIKSNRFRFVINGHTHRRMVRSFGNLTIINAGTIKHEENPCIAIVDFKDEIVNFYDIQADLSFVESQRFSLR, from the coding sequence ATGAGAACTAATCATTTAAACAATATAGGGATAATCGGCGATATTCATGGTGAATCCCTATTTTTGGAGGCGGCATTAAATTTTTTCATAGATTTTGAACTGGAACTTATAGTTTCAGTTGGAGATATTATTGATGGAAAAGGTGATATTGATAGATGCTGTGAATTATTGAATAATCATAGTGTAGTAACAATTAGGGGTAATCATGAGCGTTGGTTTTTGGACAAGAGCATGAGGTGTCTTTCTAATGCGACTCAACCTGAATCAATAAATAAACATGCTTATGATTTTATTGCTAATTTACCAATCACAAAGGAGTTTAATACAATAAAAGGGCAGTTACTTCTCTGCCATGGTATTGATAAACATGATATGATAAAGGTTACGCCCGATGATTTTGGATATGGAATTGATTCAAATTTTGAATTGCAAGAGCTTATAAAATCAAATAGATTTCGTTTTGTAATAAATGGACATACCCATAGAAGGATGGTTCGTTCATTTGGAAATCTAACTATAATAAATGCTGGAACGATTAAGCATGAAGAAAATCCATGTATTGCTATAGTTGATTTTAAGGATGAAATAGTAAATTTTTACGATATTCAAGCTGATTTAAGCTTTGTGGAAAGCCAAAGATTTAGTTTACGATAA